The genomic window CCCCGCATCGCGGGAACGATCGCCTTCAAGGCCGGCGGGGCGGACGGAACCCGTAACGTTCAGGAAGAGAGCGCTCGATGGACGAGCCGATCACCATCGATGGTTCCATGGGAGAAGGTGGAGGACAGGTGCTGCGCACTTCTCTCGCCCTTTCCATGAGTACCGGCAGACCTTTTCGCATTGTCAACATTCGGGCGCGTCGCAAGCACGGCGGCCTGCTCAGGCAACATCTCACCGCCCTCAACGCGGCCGCGGAGGTGAGCCGGGCCAGGGTGGACGGGGCGGTCCCGGGCAGTGTCGAAGTGACGTTCGAACCACGAAACGTGCTCCCGGGCTCGTATCGATTCTCCGTGGGAACGGCCGGCAGTGCGACCCTGGTGCTCCAGACCGTGCTGCCGGCGCTTGCAACCGCTTCCGCAAAATCCCGCCTGGTGCTGGAAGGCGGAACACACAATCCGTGGGCCCCACCCTTCGATTTCCTGGAGAGAACCTTCATCCCGTTCCTGAAACGCATGGGACCGGACGTATCCTGTCAACTGGAAAGGCCCGGGTTCTACCCCGCGGGCGGCGGGCGCTTCATCGTCGAGGTCTCTCCGGTCGCGAGGCTGTCGCGGGTCAGCCTGCTCCATCGCGGCGCGATCAGGCGGAGCGGGTGCCGCGCCGTGGTCGCCCACCTGGACATGAACATCGGGCACCGGGAAGTCGGAGCGGTGTGCAGGGGATTGGGCTGGAGCCCGGATTGGGCGGAGGTTACGGCATGCCCCGAGTCCACGGGGCCCGGCAATGTTCTGATCGTTGCGATCGAGAGCGAGCACATCACCGAGATCTTCACCGGTTTCGGAGCGCGCGGGGTGCCCGCCGAACGGGTCGCCGCGGGAACCGTCGAGGAGGTGCGACGATACCTTGCCGCCGGAGTGCCGGTGGGGGTGCACCTTGCCGATCAAATCCTTCCGCTGCTGGCCCTGGGGGGCGGCGGATCGTTCCGGACGGTCGCCCCGTCGCCCCATACGATGACGAACATCGATGTGATCGAACGGTTCCTGGACGTCAGGATCGAATGCGCTCGCATTGCCGATGATATTTGGGAAATCACCGTTGAGCACGCACGCGGCCTCGACTCCGGGACCCAAGCTTGAAATCGCCTGGAACCACGAGGGCCGTCGGCGAATGCGCCGCAAAGGATGATCGATGGTGACGATCCGGGATCTCCTGAACCGAATCCGCTGGGACCGGGAATTCGGGGCGGGTTTTTTCGAGTTGGGATACCTGGACCACGTGGAGCACGCAATCGTCCGCGTGCCGTTCAGGAATATCTTTTTTGAAGAAGGGGACTCGTTCTCGTTTCACCTGGAAAAGGAAACGGGGGAAACCCTCACCATCCCCCTGCACCGGGTCCGGGAGGTTTATCGGAACGGCATCCGGATATGGCAACGGCCAGGTGGGTGACCGACGGAGCCGGCTGCGCCGCGGTTCGCCGGGGAATGCCCCCCGACCGAGGCCATGCGCGCAATCCGGACCGTGAAAAGACGTTACACCGTCATGCGCCCGCCTGTGCGAATCCTCCGGCGGTGCATGGCTCTCTCGTCGAACGCTCAGTTCGGAACCGACGGCACCGGGCGACCATCCGCCCCTATTTCGTATGACCGGGAAGCTTGAGGGTCGTGCAGCTCTTCCCGGGCGCGCAGGTCCTGGTCGTGGCGCTGGGAGACGAATCCCGTCCCGATGAAGAACCGGACGAGCCCATGGCATAATTCACGCTGCTCATGACCCGCTCCAGATCGTCTCCCCCGCATTCCTCGCACTTCATGTCGATTTCCCGGTCGGAACCCGTCATGATGAATTCCCGGATATGTCCGCACTTGGTACAACGAAATTCATAGATCGGCATGACCTCTCCTTTGCCCTTTCCGCCGGACGCCCGCCGCCCCCCTTGGCCGCGGGGGGATCGCGTGTTCGAAGAAGGCGGCCGGAACCCCGTCGAGAACCGGGAGGGCGCTCAAATGTGCCCACAGAGACCGTGGGTGCGACGCGGTTTTCTTAACAAATGGGATGAAACGTGTCAATCCGCCTGACGACATCCTGTCGTGGCGACATCCGCGTGACGACATCCGCGTGACGCGCATGTGAGCTTGCGGTTCTGAAGAACCCGGCTTGCATCTCGCCGCGGGTGGGCGGCTCACAATGGAATGTGAAGCCGGTTTCCGTGTCCCGGGCGATAGGGTGAAGCGTGAAATAAGTCTTATAGGTCCTATTAAGCACATAGGACTTATATGCCCATCCCTCCCGCCGGGGATGGGGAAGGAGGGAAGGCCAGGCACAAAACCGGAGCGCGCCGCCGTTTTCCTCGGCCAAGATGGTTTATCTCGAGCCGGGGATGGGGTACAATGGTTCACCCGTCGATTTCACGGGAAAAACATCCAGGAGAAGAACCCTCTCATGAGTGAGACCGAGCAGAATCAAACCATTATCGACAGCCATCCCACCGAATGGGATGAAGCGGATTTCCGGAGAAACTGGTCCCAGTTCCTGCAGATGCTGGTCGGCGAGAATGAAAACGCGCTTCCGTTGAAACGCATCCAGTACCAGGTGGAGCAGAGCCCCATCTACAAGGAAGTGCTGGTCAGGTGGTCCGGGTTGAGCGGGGCGGAGCGGCTGGGCGCCTGGAAAAGACTCCTTCAGGCCGCCGAGGAAGTCTCTCGCGAGGTACTCCCGGCGTGCGTCCAGTGCGGTACCTGCTGTCGCAAGGGAAGCCCCTCGCTGCAACTCGAGGATCTCGAGCTGCTTCAAACCGGCAGGATCCCCTGGAACCAACTGGTCACCCTGCGCCGCGGCGAACCGGTCCAGTCGCCTTTTGACCGCAAGCCGTTCTTCCTCCTGGACGAACGCATCAAGATACGCGAGCGGGCCGACTCGCAGGAGTGCGTCTTCTTCAACGCCGATACATGCCTGTGCGCCATTTACGCGGACCGGCCCGTCCAATGTCGGGCGCAGGCCTGCTGGGATCCCGCTCCGGCGCAGGACCTCGCGAAACAACCGTATCTGACCCGCCGGGACATTTTCAAGAACGTCGACCTGCTGCTCGAAATCATTGTGGAGCACGACAAACGATGCTCTTTCCGGAAATTGAACGATGCCTTCGACCGGTTGATCGAGACAAAAGGCGAGACGGTCGGGGAGGTTCTCGAAATCCTGTCTTACGAGGAACACTTCCGGAACTTTATCGGCGAGAAACTGAAAGTGCCCTCCGGCCAGGTCGAGCTCGTGTTTGGAAGGAGTCTCACCGACCTTGTACCGCTTTTCGGTTTCAGAGTCATCGAAGAGCCGGACGGCAGCCGGTGCCTGGTTCCCGAGACCGCCTGACACAATTTTGCGTTCACGATGAATACATTGGGCAGGTGTTGTGCATCTTGAACGCACCTCGGTATGACCCGTTGCCGGGCTTCGCACGCCTTCCGACGGACGGCTATTTTCGGTCGGGCTTGATCCAGGTTCCAACCCCCGCGTAGTCCTGAACCACGGCCTTCAGTTCTTTTCTGCGCTGCAGGAACCGGTCTTTCATGCCCCGGAGCCATTCCGCGTGCTCGAGGACGCTCTCGCGCGTGTGGAAGAACGGGTGGTCCCCCGGCTGCGTCGCGACCGTGAGCCGTCCCTCCCGCCATTCACAGGACCCGGTGCTGCTGCACAACAGGCACCGGACGCGCCCGTCCGGAAGAAAACGGAACGAGTCGGCACCGCACACCGAGCACGCCGGAACGCCGGCAACGCGCTCCTCTTTCCCCGGTTTTTCAATGGCCTGCGCCAGGCGCCTCGCCTCCGACCTCCCTCTCTCCCCCAGCAGGACTTCGCCGGGCAGCGCCCCGTAGAGAACCGTCGAGCCGCGCAAATCCCCCATCGTGAACTTGACGAAACCCTCCACGGCCAGCTTGGTGCGCCCTTCCATCCCTTCGATGCCGGCAATTGCGGCGGCCACGGCGGGCTTTCCCCAGAGCGCGGCCACGTGTCCGTAAAAGGCGAGTCCCCTGTCCAGGAAGCGCTTCAACCCGGCATTGGCATCGAGCAGGTAGGCGGGGGAAACAACCGCATAGGCGCTGCACTCGAGCAACGCGTCCAGGGCAATGTGGAAATCGTCGTCCTGAATGCACTTCATCTCGCCGAACAGGCACTGATAGCAGGCTCGGCAGGGGCGGATATCCATCTCGGGCAGGCGCATCAATCGCAGCTCCCAATCGCCGGACAGCTGCCGGTAGATCTCCTTGACGAGGATTTCCGAATTACCGTGCTTGCGGGGTGAGCCGATGATGCCGAGCAGAATGGAAGAGGAGCTCATAGACGATCCTTCGCGGGGTTAGCGTGAACGAACCTCCAAAAAAAAAGCCAACCGGAGGGGCTAGGACCGGTTAGCTTTTGAGGAGGAAAGAGTTGGTTTCTCTTGCACCCGATTTACTATGCAAGATAGATGCCATCAAACCCTTTGTGCCGCATCCTCTTCCCTTGCGGCTTTACGCCATGCTTCACGCTACCTGAGCCGTACGCATTGTGCGCCGGAATCACGCCATCCGGCCCAAAATCGCGCCTCAATCACGCCACAATCGCGTCATCCCCTCGTGCCGATTCCCCTGCAAAGTCTCGGAACAGGAGATCAACCGAAGGTTTCCCGCAGTTCCTCGATTTCGGTGATCGGACTTGTGCAGGCAAATTTTTCGCAGATGTAGACGGCCGGATTGCCGCCCGGAGCGACGAGCCCCGCGGTGTACGGGGCGAGCTCGGCCAGCCTGGCTCCGCTCTCCGGGGTCCCGCGCAGGAGGACCACGGTGTTGGGCACAAAACCGCTCCCGACGATCTTCATCATTTCGGCGGTGGTTGCGTTGTCGGGAGACCCGGCGATCACGACTTCCCGGGTCGGGCCGGCGGCGAAATCGACGGCATGGAGAAACTGGGTGTAAGCGGAAGGATAATCCCGAACCGTTTCGGAGAATCTACGAAGCAGCCGGTCCGCTTTCTCCTCGAACCGCACGGCGCCGACCATGCGCCCGAGGCGCAGGAGGTTCAGCGCCGCCGCTGAATTGCTCGACGGCACCGCGCCGTCGTATATTTCCCGTTCGCGCACGATGAGGTTCTCCCCGTCGTTGGGGGTAAAGAAGAACCCCCCCTCGGCGTCATCCCAGAACAGGTCGATCATGAGATCCTGGAGCTTCACGGCCTCCTCAAGGTACCGCACGTCGAAGGCGGCCTCGTAGAGCTCGATCAACCCCCATATGAAGAAGGCGTAATCGTCCGCATAGGCATGGATCGCGGCTTCGCCTTTCCGGTAGCGGCGATGGAGCCGTCCGGAATCCCTTCGCATCCTGTCGAGGATGAAATCCGCGGCGCGTGAAGCGGCTAGGGCGTATGAACGGTCTCCCAGCGCCCGGGACCCTTTGCTCAGGGCGGCGATCATCAACCCGTTCCAGGAAGTGAGGATCTTGTCGTCTTTCAGCGGGTGCACACGCATCCGGCGGGCTTCGAACAACAGGCGCCTTCCCTTTTCGAGCAGGTCCTCAAGACCCCCGATTCCCGGCTCATCACGGTCGGAAAGGGAATCCGCGAGCTCCGCAAGGTGCGGGATGCTCCGCCCGTCCTCGAAGTTGCCCTCCGGGGTGATGTCGAAGAACCGGCAGAACGTTTCCCCGATTTCATTTCCCAGCAGGGCATTCACCTCCGCCGGGGTCCAGACGTAGAAACGGCCTTCCACCCCTTCGCTGTCGGCGTCTTCGGCCGAGTAGAAACCGCCGTCCGGATCCGTCATGTCGCGCAGCACGTATTCGAAGATCTCGCGCGCAACCCGGCCGTGGCGTTCCCTGCCCGTTACCTGGAAGGCCTCCAGGTAGGCCAGGGCCAGCATGGCCTGGTCGTAGAGCATCTTCTCGAAGTGGGGGACAAGCCATTTTTCATCCACGGAGTAGCGGTGAAAGCCGAAACCGACCTGGTCGAAGATCCCGCCGTCCCGCATGCCGTCGAGTGTTTTCTCGACAATGGCAAGGGCGTCGGACCAGGGATTTCTCCGGTGCCACCTGAGAAGAAAAGTGAGATGGTGGGGGGTGGGGAACTTCGGTTTGGAACCGAAACCGCCCCAGGTGGCGTCGAAGGCCCGGCTGAGCCGGCTATAGGCCTCTTCCAACACCTCGGGTCCGGGGAGGGAGCCGACGGTTTGCACGGGCCTGGGCTGAATCGACTCGGTGATCTGCCTGCCGGCCTCCAGGAGCCGTTCGCGGTCATTTTTCCACATGTGCACGATGCGCCGGATCACATCCGTGAAACCGGCCATTCCCAGGCGGGCGTGCTTGGGAAAATAACTGCCCGCAAAGAAGGCGTTCTTCTCCGGTGTCATGAAGACGGACAGAGGCCACCCGCCGCTCCCGAGCAATGCCTGGCACACGGTCATGTAAATTTGATCGATATCCGGCCGTTCTTCGCGGTCGACCTTGACGGCCACCACGTGCTCGTTCAACAGCGCCGCCACCTCCTCGTCCTCGAACGACTCCCGCTCCATGACGTGGCACCAGTGACAGGTGGCATACCCGATGGAGAGGAAGACGGGTTTGTCTTCCTCTTTGGCTTTCCTGAAGGCTTCCTCCCCCCAGGGGTACCAATCCACCGGGTTGTCGGCATGTTGCAGCAAATAGGGACTCTTTTCCGCGCTCAGACGATTTGGCATCAGCATGACTCCGGCGTGTTCGATTCGAAGATCACGGAGACACGGAAGGGCCGCGAGGCTTGTCCTTCCGGAGGCTCCTCACGAGAGCAGGACAGGGATACGGGACAGGGAGAGCTCGAAAGATGACGTCGCAATGAACGGGCAAATCAGCGCGGGGCCTTGGACCCCGCGGAACCCTCGAAGGCGCATTTGCTGAAATCGACCTCTTTCTTGCATCCCGGGCAGATCCGCGGCCGGTCGAATTCGTCCGAGAAGATCTCGAGCGTCTTCCCGCATTCGGGACATTTGCATTCAAACGAG from Syntrophobacter fumaroxidans MPOB includes these protein-coding regions:
- the rtcA gene encoding RNA 3'-terminal phosphate cyclase — encoded protein: MDEPITIDGSMGEGGGQVLRTSLALSMSTGRPFRIVNIRARRKHGGLLRQHLTALNAAAEVSRARVDGAVPGSVEVTFEPRNVLPGSYRFSVGTAGSATLVLQTVLPALATASAKSRLVLEGGTHNPWAPPFDFLERTFIPFLKRMGPDVSCQLERPGFYPAGGGRFIVEVSPVARLSRVSLLHRGAIRRSGCRAVVAHLDMNIGHREVGAVCRGLGWSPDWAEVTACPESTGPGNVLIVAIESEHITEIFTGFGARGVPAERVAAGTVEEVRRYLAAGVPVGVHLADQILPLLALGGGGSFRTVAPSPHTMTNIDVIERFLDVRIECARIADDIWEITVEHARGLDSGTQA
- a CDS encoding DUF504 domain-containing protein, which translates into the protein MVTIRDLLNRIRWDREFGAGFFELGYLDHVEHAIVRVPFRNIFFEEGDSFSFHLEKETGETLTIPLHRVREVYRNGIRIWQRPGG
- a CDS encoding FmdB family zinc ribbon protein; this encodes MPIYEFRCTKCGHIREFIMTGSDREIDMKCEECGGDDLERVMSSVNYAMGSSGSSSGRDSSPSATTRTCAPGKSCTTLKLPGHTK
- a CDS encoding YkgJ family cysteine cluster protein, with the protein product MSETEQNQTIIDSHPTEWDEADFRRNWSQFLQMLVGENENALPLKRIQYQVEQSPIYKEVLVRWSGLSGAERLGAWKRLLQAAEEVSREVLPACVQCGTCCRKGSPSLQLEDLELLQTGRIPWNQLVTLRRGEPVQSPFDRKPFFLLDERIKIRERADSQECVFFNADTCLCAIYADRPVQCRAQACWDPAPAQDLAKQPYLTRRDIFKNVDLLLEIIVEHDKRCSFRKLNDAFDRLIETKGETVGEVLEILSYEEHFRNFIGEKLKVPSGQVELVFGRSLTDLVPLFGFRVIEEPDGSRCLVPETA
- a CDS encoding flavodoxin family protein; translated protein: MSSSSILLGIIGSPRKHGNSEILVKEIYRQLSGDWELRLMRLPEMDIRPCRACYQCLFGEMKCIQDDDFHIALDALLECSAYAVVSPAYLLDANAGLKRFLDRGLAFYGHVAALWGKPAVAAAIAGIEGMEGRTKLAVEGFVKFTMGDLRGSTVLYGALPGEVLLGERGRSEARRLAQAIEKPGKEERVAGVPACSVCGADSFRFLPDGRVRCLLCSSTGSCEWREGRLTVATQPGDHPFFHTRESVLEHAEWLRGMKDRFLQRRKELKAVVQDYAGVGTWIKPDRK
- a CDS encoding thioredoxin domain-containing protein, translating into MPNRLSAEKSPYLLQHADNPVDWYPWGEEAFRKAKEEDKPVFLSIGYATCHWCHVMERESFEDEEVAALLNEHVVAVKVDREERPDIDQIYMTVCQALLGSGGWPLSVFMTPEKNAFFAGSYFPKHARLGMAGFTDVIRRIVHMWKNDRERLLEAGRQITESIQPRPVQTVGSLPGPEVLEEAYSRLSRAFDATWGGFGSKPKFPTPHHLTFLLRWHRRNPWSDALAIVEKTLDGMRDGGIFDQVGFGFHRYSVDEKWLVPHFEKMLYDQAMLALAYLEAFQVTGRERHGRVAREIFEYVLRDMTDPDGGFYSAEDADSEGVEGRFYVWTPAEVNALLGNEIGETFCRFFDITPEGNFEDGRSIPHLAELADSLSDRDEPGIGGLEDLLEKGRRLLFEARRMRVHPLKDDKILTSWNGLMIAALSKGSRALGDRSYALAASRAADFILDRMRRDSGRLHRRYRKGEAAIHAYADDYAFFIWGLIELYEAAFDVRYLEEAVKLQDLMIDLFWDDAEGGFFFTPNDGENLIVREREIYDGAVPSSNSAAALNLLRLGRMVGAVRFEEKADRLLRRFSETVRDYPSAYTQFLHAVDFAAGPTREVVIAGSPDNATTAEMMKIVGSGFVPNTVVLLRGTPESGARLAELAPYTAGLVAPGGNPAVYICEKFACTSPITEIEELRETFG